The Micromonospora sp. NBC_01740 genome includes a window with the following:
- a CDS encoding helicase-associated domain-containing protein encodes MTTSLADHLRSLPDESLAALLQLRPDLVVPVPADVSALATRAQSRVSVARALDALDQFTLLMLDAARLTRDAAEQTTSTDAVLAMATAGSQPPAPTTVRAAVDRLRALFVLYGPESALRVVASVDEVSPYPAGLGRSAAELGPRAAALCADPAKLRRTLLAAPPSARAILDRLAAGPPVGSVPAGALQAPPLGAEADLPPDPTNGGVPTGSPVRWLVDHHLLVPVSGGRAGATGTVELPREVGLLLRRDSGPLGPLRSSPPPVATAPREPKAADSAGAGQTMEVVRHTEALLEQLAAEPAPVLRSGGLGVRDLRRLAKAVGVDESTAALLLEAAYAGGLAGEVDLPGATTTRHGADQQVLPTAGYEVWRAGTLAQRWEQLARAWLTMTRQAGLVGQRDDRDRPITVLSAEAERAGAPAARRAVLEVLADLEPATGPTPGEVLALLDWRAPRRSRGREAAHREVLTEAATLGVTGLGALTSYGRLLLADVTAADERGGDDPLGLRADTESGDPTSTVRALDALLPAPVDHFLVQADLTVVVPGPPDPALAAELEVVAEHESAGGASVHRVTPASVRRALDAGYSADDLHALFRRRSRTPVPQGLTYLVDDVARKHGGLRVGSAGAYVRSDDEALLTEVLADRRLEPLALRRLAPTVLSTPYQVGRMLMVLRDAGYAPVPEDASGSAVLARPKTRRAPARVPVTTRTVDPLTTSKLAMPRLLGVVEQIRRGDAAARAARRAPAMVRGGVGRTGPAPAPSHSDALAVLQQAIRDRARVWVGYVDAHGATASRLVRPVSMGAGYLRAEDDRTEMLHTFALHRITAAVLED; translated from the coding sequence TGCGGTCACTTCCCGACGAGTCGCTCGCCGCCCTCCTCCAGTTGCGGCCGGACCTCGTCGTACCCGTGCCGGCCGACGTCTCCGCGCTCGCCACCCGGGCCCAGTCGCGGGTCTCGGTGGCCCGCGCCCTCGACGCGCTGGACCAGTTCACCCTGCTGATGCTCGACGCCGCCCGGCTGACCCGGGACGCGGCCGAGCAGACCACCTCCACCGACGCGGTGCTCGCCATGGCGACCGCCGGGTCGCAGCCGCCCGCCCCCACCACCGTCCGCGCCGCCGTGGACCGGCTGCGCGCGCTCTTCGTGCTGTACGGCCCCGAGAGTGCCCTGCGCGTGGTGGCGAGCGTCGACGAGGTCTCCCCGTACCCGGCGGGCCTGGGTCGATCGGCGGCGGAGCTCGGCCCGCGGGCGGCGGCGCTCTGCGCGGACCCGGCGAAGCTGCGGCGGACGCTGCTGGCCGCCCCGCCCTCGGCCCGGGCGATCCTGGACCGGCTGGCCGCCGGGCCGCCGGTCGGCAGCGTGCCGGCGGGCGCGTTGCAGGCGCCCCCGCTCGGTGCGGAGGCCGACCTGCCCCCGGACCCGACGAACGGCGGCGTGCCGACCGGCTCGCCGGTGCGCTGGCTCGTCGACCACCACCTGCTGGTGCCGGTCTCCGGCGGCCGGGCCGGCGCCACGGGCACCGTCGAACTGCCCCGGGAGGTGGGCCTGCTGCTGCGCCGCGACAGCGGCCCGCTCGGCCCGCTGCGCAGCAGCCCGCCGCCCGTGGCCACGGCGCCGCGCGAGCCGAAGGCCGCCGACTCCGCCGGGGCCGGGCAGACCATGGAGGTGGTACGCCACACCGAGGCGCTGCTGGAGCAGCTCGCCGCCGAACCGGCGCCGGTGCTGCGCTCGGGCGGCCTGGGCGTCCGCGACCTGCGCCGGCTCGCCAAGGCCGTCGGGGTGGACGAGTCGACGGCGGCCCTGCTGCTGGAGGCGGCGTACGCGGGCGGGCTGGCCGGCGAGGTCGACCTGCCCGGGGCCACCACCACCCGGCACGGCGCCGACCAGCAGGTCCTGCCCACCGCCGGGTACGAGGTGTGGCGGGCGGGGACGCTCGCGCAGCGCTGGGAGCAGCTCGCCCGGGCCTGGCTGACCATGACCCGGCAGGCCGGGCTGGTCGGGCAGCGCGACGACCGGGACCGGCCGATCACGGTGCTCTCCGCCGAGGCGGAACGGGCCGGCGCGCCGGCCGCCCGACGGGCCGTGCTGGAGGTCCTCGCCGACCTGGAGCCGGCCACCGGGCCCACCCCCGGGGAGGTGCTGGCCCTGCTCGACTGGCGGGCGCCGCGGCGCAGCCGGGGGCGGGAGGCCGCGCACCGGGAGGTGCTGACCGAGGCGGCCACGCTGGGCGTGACGGGGCTGGGGGCGCTCACCTCGTACGGGCGGCTGCTGCTCGCCGACGTGACCGCCGCCGACGAGCGGGGCGGCGACGACCCGCTCGGGCTGCGGGCGGACACCGAGAGCGGCGACCCGACCAGCACCGTACGCGCGCTGGACGCGCTGCTGCCCGCCCCGGTGGACCACTTCCTCGTGCAGGCGGACCTGACCGTCGTGGTTCCCGGCCCGCCCGACCCGGCGCTGGCCGCCGAGTTGGAGGTGGTGGCGGAGCACGAGTCGGCCGGCGGGGCCAGCGTGCACCGGGTCACCCCGGCCAGCGTGCGCCGGGCCCTGGACGCCGGCTACTCGGCCGACGACCTGCACGCCCTGTTCCGCCGGCGGTCCCGCACCCCCGTCCCGCAGGGGCTGACGTACCTGGTGGACGACGTGGCCCGCAAGCACGGCGGGCTGCGCGTCGGCTCCGCCGGGGCGTACGTACGGAGCGACGACGAGGCGCTGCTGACGGAGGTGCTCGCCGACCGGCGGCTGGAGCCGCTGGCGTTGCGCCGGCTGGCGCCGACGGTGCTGTCGACGCCGTACCAGGTGGGTCGGATGCTGATGGTGCTGCGCGACGCCGGGTACGCCCCGGTGCCGGAGGACGCGAGCGGGTCGGCGGTGCTCGCCCGCCCGAAGACCCGGCGGGCCCCGGCCCGGGTGCCGGTGACGACCCGGACGGTCGACCCGCTGACCACATCGAAGCTGGCCATGCCCCGCCTGCTCGGCGTGGTGGAGCAGATCCGGCGGGGCGACGCCGCCGCCCGGGCCGCGCGACGGGCGCCGGCCATGGTCCGGGGCGGGGTCGGGCGCACCGGTCCGGCGCCGGCGCCCTCCCACAGCGACGCCCTCGCGGTGCTCCAGCAGGCGATCCGGGACCGGGCGCGGGTCTGGGTCGGGTACGTCGACGCGCACGGGGCGACCGCGTCCCGGCTCGTCCGGCCGGTCTCGATGGGCGCGGGCTACCTGCGCGCCGAGGACGACCGGACGGAGATGCTGCACACGTTCGCCCTGCACCGGATCACGGCGGCGGTACTGGAGGACTGA
- a CDS encoding L,D-transpeptidase family protein, which translates to MKHVRISSRLVALAVVTLVGAGACTFDPQAGGGGGGGPVAAGAAERVTGASGTPGPDQRAQPTTAPPKPKVKPTRSTPQPTRPTAEPTRPATKPTASPSVAGCPQGEHQREVEAYLARLGGFGRVTVDGRQSAGDCDAIRKFQRRYDIRPAHGRAGPTTHDVAKRLATTDTARCRAGSGTTFCIDLTRQTTWVMRNGKVLVQPTVTRTGMPGYRTPAGTFTINYRNVKEWSDPYEVWLPYWQHFTQGMGFHQTTTYLHEKSIGSHGCVNLLPGDAVRYWKLGKVGSKVVLVGRRPGT; encoded by the coding sequence ATGAAGCATGTCCGGATCAGCAGCCGGCTGGTCGCCCTGGCAGTGGTCACGCTGGTCGGTGCCGGTGCGTGCACGTTCGATCCGCAGGCCGGTGGCGGTGGGGGCGGGGGACCCGTCGCGGCCGGGGCTGCGGAGCGGGTAACGGGGGCGAGCGGTACGCCCGGGCCGGACCAGCGGGCGCAGCCGACCACGGCGCCGCCGAAGCCCAAGGTCAAGCCGACGCGGAGCACACCGCAACCGACGCGCCCCACGGCGGAGCCGACGCGCCCCGCGACGAAGCCCACCGCGTCGCCGTCCGTCGCCGGCTGCCCGCAGGGCGAGCACCAGCGCGAGGTGGAGGCGTACCTCGCCCGGCTGGGCGGGTTCGGGCGGGTGACCGTCGACGGCCGGCAGTCCGCCGGCGACTGCGACGCCATCAGGAAGTTCCAGAGGCGGTACGACATCCGCCCCGCCCACGGTCGCGCCGGGCCGACCACCCACGACGTGGCGAAGCGGCTCGCCACCACCGACACGGCGCGCTGCCGGGCCGGCTCGGGCACCACCTTCTGCATCGACCTGACCCGGCAGACCACCTGGGTCATGCGCAACGGCAAGGTGCTCGTGCAGCCGACCGTCACCCGCACGGGCATGCCCGGCTACCGCACCCCCGCCGGCACGTTCACGATCAACTACCGCAACGTCAAGGAGTGGTCCGACCCGTACGAGGTGTGGCTGCCGTACTGGCAGCACTTCACCCAGGGCATGGGCTTCCACCAGACCACGACCTACCTGCACGAGAAGTCGATCGGGTCGCACGGCTGCGTCAACCTGCTGCCCGGCGACGCCGTCCGCTACTGGAAGCTGGGCAAGGTCGGCAGCAAGGTGGTGCTGGTGGGCCGGCGCCCCGGCACCTGA